In one Deltaproteobacteria bacterium genomic region, the following are encoded:
- a CDS encoding phosphopantothenoylcysteine decarboxylase, translated as MGAERTARATRPAELGLAVVAGPEAWRALGLSRRLLEGGHALHLALDPELERWVPRRSFHIACPGARLTPPERWPAVLAGRMVLGADAATLAALASGGGWLGPIASGAGRQAPLVLVEAGGPDPEPAWLAGPRRALAGAGHTFLPGGQDEAALVEALLGGLAALDLEGARVLITAGPSREYLDPVRFLSNPSSGRMGLALAAAARRRGARVELCLGPTALPVPAGIELHPFESAEELDALVQARAGEIDVMIAAAAVADWRPAERAPEKVKKSGERRSIEMVRTPDVLARLSAAVAGRGDRPFLVGFAAETERLVENARSKLERKGLDLVVANRVDGPEGAFAADDSVATLVDAQGETALPRQEKGRLAEAILDRVAAWWRDRA; from the coding sequence ATGGGCGCCGAGAGGACAGCGCGGGCCACCCGGCCCGCCGAGCTGGGCCTGGCCGTGGTGGCGGGCCCGGAGGCCTGGAGGGCGCTCGGCCTCTCGCGCCGCCTCCTCGAGGGGGGGCACGCGCTCCACCTGGCCCTCGACCCCGAGCTCGAGCGTTGGGTGCCCCGCCGCAGCTTTCACATCGCCTGCCCCGGGGCCCGGCTGACGCCCCCCGAGCGCTGGCCGGCGGTGCTCGCCGGGCGGATGGTCCTCGGCGCCGACGCCGCGACCCTGGCCGCGCTGGCCTCGGGCGGGGGCTGGCTGGGGCCGATCGCCAGCGGCGCGGGCAGGCAGGCGCCGCTGGTCCTGGTGGAGGCGGGCGGGCCGGATCCCGAGCCGGCCTGGCTCGCGGGGCCGCGACGCGCCCTGGCCGGGGCCGGTCACACCTTCCTCCCCGGCGGGCAGGACGAGGCGGCCCTGGTCGAGGCCCTCCTGGGGGGGCTGGCCGCCCTCGACCTCGAGGGCGCCCGGGTGCTGATCACCGCCGGGCCCAGCCGGGAGTACCTGGATCCCGTCCGCTTCCTCTCGAACCCCTCGAGCGGCCGGATGGGCCTCGCCCTGGCGGCGGCCGCCCGGCGGCGGGGCGCCCGGGTCGAGCTCTGCCTCGGGCCCACCGCGCTGCCCGTCCCGGCCGGGATCGAGCTGCACCCCTTCGAATCCGCGGAGGAGCTCGACGCCCTGGTGCAGGCCCGGGCCGGGGAGATCGACGTGATGATCGCGGCCGCCGCGGTGGCCGACTGGCGGCCCGCCGAGCGGGCCCCCGAGAAGGTGAAGAAGAGCGGCGAGCGCCGCTCCATCGAGATGGTGCGCACCCCCGACGTGCTCGCCCGGCTCTCGGCGGCGGTGGCGGGCCGGGGCGATCGACCCTTCCTGGTGGGCTTCGCTGCCGAGACCGAGCGGCTGGTGGAGAACGCCCGGAGCAAGCTCGAGCGCAAGGGGCTCGACCTGGTCGTGGCCAACCGGGTGGACGGCCCCGAGGGGGCCTTCGCGGCGGACGACTCCGTCGCGACCCTGGTCGACGCGCAGGGGGAGACCGCGCTGCCCCGGCAGGAGAAGGGGCGGCTCGCCGAGGCCATCCTGGACCGGGTGGCGGCCTGGTGGAGGGATCGGGCGTGA
- a CDS encoding CoA transferase subunit A, with translation MNSIAGMGRHRDKVRESADACVAPIESGARIMVGGFGLCGNPEALIEAVVRKGVGDLTLISNNAGNLGMGLATWLRAGIVRKVIGTYVGNNEDQHRLMAEGKLEVELIPQGTFVERMRAAGAGIPAFYTPTGAGTVVEEGKETRIFDGRKHLLEEALHADFSLIRARVGDPFGNLRFWRTARNFSPVMATAAETSLVEVDELVELGQLDPDDIHLPGIFVHHLVHVPEHEDPFEYRTVRKVEGS, from the coding sequence ATGAACAGCATCGCCGGGATGGGGCGCCACCGTGACAAGGTCCGGGAGAGCGCCGACGCCTGCGTCGCCCCGATCGAGAGCGGCGCGCGGATCATGGTCGGGGGCTTCGGCCTCTGTGGAAACCCCGAGGCCCTGATCGAGGCCGTCGTGCGCAAGGGGGTCGGGGACCTCACCCTGATCTCCAACAACGCCGGGAACCTCGGCATGGGCCTGGCCACCTGGTTGCGCGCGGGCATCGTGCGGAAGGTGATCGGCACCTACGTGGGCAACAACGAGGATCAGCACCGCCTCATGGCCGAGGGCAAGCTGGAGGTCGAGCTGATCCCCCAGGGCACCTTCGTCGAGCGGATGCGCGCGGCGGGGGCCGGGATCCCCGCCTTCTACACGCCGACCGGCGCTGGCACGGTGGTCGAGGAGGGGAAGGAGACCCGCATCTTCGACGGGCGCAAGCACCTCCTCGAGGAGGCCCTCCACGCCGACTTCAGCCTGATCCGGGCCCGGGTGGGCGACCCCTTCGGGAACCTGCGCTTCTGGCGGACCGCGCGGAACTTCTCGCCGGTAATGGCGACCGCCGCCGAGACCTCCCTGGTGGAGGTGGACGAGCTGGTCGAGCTCGGCCAGCTGGATCCCGACGACATCCACCTGCCCGGGATCTTCGTCCACCACCTGGTCCACGTGCCCGAGCACGAGGATCCCTTCGAGTACCGCACCGTGCGCAAGGTAGAGGGGAGCTGA
- a CDS encoding uracil-DNA glycosylase, with protein MSGSRTIEERLEAHLLWRLRAGLGRIPASGEPAAAAPAPAPAPTPAPAPRQAARAPTPGSEPRSARPEAPRGPGAGSGPQGYQHGVGSEALRAIRERLGDCERCGLHAGRRNLVFGVGNPAADLVFVGEGPGAEEDRRGEPFVGRAGELLTKMIEAMGYSREQVYICNVVKCRPPGNRDPEPAEVAACEPFLKEQLAALQPKVIVGLGRFAVQSLLGDYQARITRVRGRWATYAGVPLMPTLHPAYLLRNPAAKREAWQDLQAVMKRLSE; from the coding sequence GTGAGCGGCTCGCGGACCATCGAGGAGCGCCTGGAGGCGCACCTGCTCTGGCGGCTGCGGGCGGGCCTCGGCCGGATCCCCGCGTCCGGCGAGCCAGCGGCGGCGGCCCCGGCCCCGGCCCCGGCGCCGACCCCGGCGCCCGCGCCCCGGCAGGCGGCCAGGGCCCCCACGCCCGGGTCCGAGCCGAGGTCGGCGCGCCCGGAGGCCCCGCGGGGCCCCGGCGCGGGCAGCGGCCCGCAGGGCTACCAGCACGGCGTCGGCTCGGAGGCCCTCCGGGCGATCCGCGAGCGCCTGGGCGACTGCGAGCGCTGCGGGCTGCACGCCGGGCGCCGCAACCTCGTCTTCGGGGTGGGCAACCCCGCGGCCGACCTGGTCTTCGTCGGTGAGGGGCCGGGGGCCGAGGAGGACCGGCGGGGGGAGCCCTTCGTCGGGCGGGCCGGGGAGCTGCTCACGAAGATGATCGAGGCGATGGGCTACTCCCGGGAGCAGGTCTACATCTGCAACGTCGTGAAGTGCCGGCCGCCGGGGAACCGGGATCCCGAGCCCGCCGAGGTCGCCGCCTGCGAGCCCTTCCTGAAGGAGCAGCTCGCGGCCCTCCAGCCGAAGGTGATCGTCGGCCTCGGCCGCTTCGCGGTGCAGAGCCTGCTGGGCGACTACCAGGCCCGGATCACCCGGGTGCGGGGTCGCTGGGCGACCTACGCCGGCGTCCCCCTGATGCCGACCCTCCACCCGGCCTACCTCCTGCGCAACCCGGCGGCCAAGCGGGAGGCCTGGCAGGATCTCCAGGCGGTGATGAAGCGCCTCTCGGAATGA
- a CDS encoding hydroxymethylpyrimidine/phosphomethylpyrimidine kinase, with translation MPRCASAGGTDSAGYAGLAADLRTFAAFGCHGSMVVTSVTVQSTTEVRRVFPMPPALVAEQLETILEDPGVEALVVGLVPTVEIVEVLAGVLEAAEPRPQLVVDPIVAASTGAEMSGKEVSRALAGRLLPLARVATPNRRELEALAGEALPDEGACLAAARRLLEAGTGAVLLTGGDREGDPEDLLVTAEGVERMRVVRAPGPGTRGGGCTHAAALAALLARGTPLPEAARLAQRYLAACARAAVAPGAGEGRVVQVVPPWALK, from the coding sequence ATGCCTCGCTGCGCCAGCGCCGGCGGGACGGATAGCGCCGGCTACGCGGGCCTGGCCGCGGATCTGCGCACCTTCGCGGCCTTCGGCTGCCACGGGTCCATGGTGGTCACCTCGGTGACGGTGCAGTCCACGACCGAGGTGCGCCGGGTCTTCCCGATGCCGCCGGCGCTGGTGGCCGAGCAGCTCGAGACCATCCTGGAGGATCCCGGGGTCGAGGCGCTGGTGGTGGGCCTGGTCCCCACGGTCGAGATCGTCGAGGTCCTCGCCGGCGTGCTGGAGGCCGCGGAGCCCCGGCCGCAGCTGGTGGTGGATCCCATCGTCGCGGCCAGCACCGGCGCCGAGATGAGCGGGAAGGAGGTCTCCCGGGCCCTGGCCGGGCGGCTCCTGCCCCTGGCCCGGGTGGCCACGCCCAACCGCCGGGAGCTCGAGGCCCTGGCGGGTGAGGCCCTGCCCGACGAGGGCGCCTGCTTGGCCGCCGCCCGGCGCCTGCTGGAGGCGGGCACCGGCGCCGTGCTCCTGACCGGGGGTGACCGGGAGGGGGACCCCGAGGACCTCCTCGTCACGGCCGAGGGCGTCGAGCGGATGCGGGTCGTCCGCGCCCCGGGGCCCGGGACCCGGGGTGGGGGCTGCACCCACGCGGCGGCCCTCGCGGCGCTCCTCGCCCGGGGAACGCCGCTGCCCGAGGCCGCCCGGCTCGCCCAGCGCTACCTCGCCGCCTGCGCCCGGGCCGCGGTCGCGCCGGGGGCCGGGGAGGGGCGGGTGGTTCAGGTGGTGCCGCCCTGGGCGCTGAAGTAG
- a CDS encoding deoxynucleoside kinase, with protein sequence MARKKFIAVAGNMGAGKTELVNFLCRRYGLKPFFEPNEGNPYLKDFYEDMKAWAFHSQVYFLTHKFRLHRQLEAEDGTVVQDRTIYEDAEIFARNLHLTRKITGRDWKTYQELYQVVSDSLQPPDIMIYLRAPVRTIRKRIGQRGRPEEQQIPIAYLRRLNRLYEDWFERYDLSEVVTIESDRMDYLQDMEDRLELFERIERHL encoded by the coding sequence GTGGCCAGAAAGAAGTTCATCGCGGTCGCCGGGAACATGGGCGCGGGCAAGACCGAGCTCGTGAACTTCCTCTGCCGGCGCTACGGGCTCAAGCCCTTCTTCGAGCCCAACGAGGGCAACCCCTACCTCAAGGACTTCTACGAGGACATGAAGGCCTGGGCTTTTCACTCCCAGGTCTACTTCCTCACCCACAAGTTCCGCCTTCACCGCCAGCTGGAGGCGGAGGACGGGACCGTGGTGCAGGACCGGACGATCTACGAGGACGCGGAGATCTTCGCCCGGAACCTCCACCTCACCCGCAAGATCACCGGCCGGGACTGGAAGACCTACCAGGAGCTCTACCAGGTCGTGAGCGACTCCCTGCAGCCGCCCGACATCATGATCTACCTGCGGGCGCCGGTCCGGACGATCCGCAAGCGGATCGGCCAGCGCGGCCGGCCCGAGGAGCAGCAGATCCCCATCGCCTACCTGCGCCGCCTCAACCGCCTCTACGAGGACTGGTTCGAGCGCTACGATCTCTCCGAGGTCGTCACCATCGAGTCGGACCGGATGGACTACCTGCAGGACATGGAGGACCGCCTCGAGCTCTTCGAGCGGATCGAGCGGCACCTCTGA
- a CDS encoding NAD(P)H-binding protein, translating to MSPPRIFVAGASGYTGRSLVEEGLERGWEVTAHLRPDSLSREALEGPWSARGARLALAPFSPEALDAALGAARPDAVFALLGTTRARRRASGGADTYERVDLGCSLLLLEACRRVAPDARYVYLSAVGVRAGATRGYYGARARMEAALRESGQPFTVLRPAVISGEDRPEERPAERLAARVSGGLIGAARRAGIRRLADRWAPRTGREIAAALAEAAIDPALRGRVVEGSVLQALVERGRRGAGR from the coding sequence ATGAGCCCGCCCCGGATCTTCGTGGCCGGCGCCTCCGGCTACACCGGCCGCTCCCTGGTGGAGGAGGGGCTCGAGCGCGGCTGGGAGGTCACCGCCCACCTGCGCCCCGACTCGCTCTCCCGCGAGGCGCTGGAGGGCCCCTGGAGCGCGCGGGGCGCGCGCCTGGCCCTCGCTCCCTTCTCCCCGGAGGCCCTGGACGCGGCCCTGGGGGCGGCCCGCCCCGACGCGGTCTTCGCCCTCCTGGGGACCACCCGGGCCCGAAGGCGCGCCTCCGGAGGCGCCGACACCTACGAGCGGGTAGACCTGGGCTGCTCCCTCCTCCTCCTCGAGGCCTGCCGCCGGGTGGCGCCCGACGCGCGCTACGTCTACCTCTCCGCGGTGGGGGTGCGGGCCGGGGCGACCCGGGGCTACTACGGCGCCCGGGCCCGGATGGAGGCCGCCCTGCGGGAGAGCGGGCAGCCCTTCACGGTCCTGCGCCCCGCGGTGATCAGCGGCGAGGACCGGCCGGAGGAGCGGCCCGCCGAGCGCCTGGCGGCGCGGGTCTCGGGCGGCCTGATCGGCGCCGCCCGGAGGGCGGGCATCCGCCGCCTGGCGGATCGCTGGGCCCCCCGCACCGGCAGGGAGATCGCCGCGGCCCTGGCCGAGGCCGCGATCGATCCCGCCCTGCGCGGCCGGGTCGTCGAGGGCTCGGTCCTGCAGGCGCTGGTCGAGCGCGGCCGGCGCGGAGCGGGGCGATGA